Part of the Acidobacteriota bacterium genome is shown below.
ACGTCGGAGAAGCTGGTCCGCGACGCCTTGAAGCCGACGGTGTTCACGTTGGCAAGGTTGTGGCCGATGGTGCTCAGGGCGGTCGAGTGCGTCTTGAGCCCCGTCAGCCCGATGAACAGTGCCGATCCACCCATGTTTCCTCCCGTGTCTAGCTCCGTTTCGGTCCCTGGCGGCTCACCGCCTTCACGCACCGGCCGGGACGTCCGGCCGCCGGATCTCCAGGATCTTGTCGAACGGGATGACCCTCAGACCGCTCACCAGCGAAAGCCCTCCCTCGCCGACGTGGATGCCTTCCACGGGAAGCATCAGGAAACCGTGGAGGCTCCGCTCGGTGCCGTCAGCGGACTTCGCCGCGACGCGGAACCGGTAGGTTCCGGAAGGCAGCTCGCGCCCGCTCTCGTCGAGGCCGTCCCAGTCGACGGTGTGGCGGCCCGGCTCGAGAGCATCCATTTCGATCGTGCGGACCAGGTCGCCCGAGGCGTCGTAGATCTCGACTCGGACCGAGCTGGCGGCGTCGACGAGATCGAAAGCGAGCCGGTCCGCCCCAGCGGGCGAAAGATCGAGCTCGCCGCCGCTGTCGACGAGCACGTCCCGGCCGATCAGGTTCAGCGCCTGGCTGTTCACGAGCTGGGATTGCCCCTCCAGCACGCTGTCCATGCGAGTGTTGAGGTCCATCAGCTGTTCGAGGCTGGAGAAGTTCGCCAGTTGGGCGACGAACTGAGTGTCTTCCATCGGCTCGAGCGGATTCTGGTTCTCGAGCTGGGTGACGAGCAGCCGCAGGAAATCGTCGCGTCCGAGCTCGGGCGGCTCGGTGACGAAGAGGTTCTCCGGCTCGACGCGCCGGTAGACCTTCGGATCGAGCGCCGGCTCGCTGGCGGGAATCGTCTGGTTGGCGACTGGCTGCATCCTTACTCCCTCCGTCTTCAAGCGAGAACGTCGAGCACGCCCGACGCGAGGGACGGGCGCGCGCGGCCGCGGGCGGGTGCGCCGACCCCGGCCGCCGCCTCGGGGGCGGTCCCGCCGCCCCTTCCGGACCGCCGCTCTGCAGGCGCTCCCTGCCGGTCCTCCTGTCCCCCGCCCGCCGCGTCTCCGCCCGGGAGCGCCACCTCGAGCCGGACGGGAAGCGGCTGCCGGCCGAGCGCCTGTTCCAACGCGTGGGCGTCGCGCGCCAGCCACGCGGCAACGTCGCCGCGCTCGGCGCTGAGACGCACCCTCAGCCGGCCGCGCTCCTGGACGAACCGGACGTAGACCTTTCCGAGTTCGGGGGGATCGAGGGCAAGGGTGACCGAACGGCCGGCCGGGAGCGAGGCCAGCCGCGCCGCCACCTGCTCGACCACGGCCGCCTGGACGGAGCCTCCGGGCGAGGCGGGCCCGTGGGCAGGAGGGGACGCGGCCGCACCGGCTGCGGGGGCCGTGCCGGAGGCGGCCGGCGGTGCAGAGGTCGGCGCGGGGGCCTGGATTCGCGCGGAGCCCGAGGCGGCGCTGGGAACGTGCGGGGCGTCGTTGTCCGCGCGAATCGCTGCCCGCGGCCGAACCGGCACCTCCTGCCGCGTTCCGGCATGACCCTCGGCGGCCTCGGCCGCCGCCCGAGCGGCGCCTCCGGACGGTTCCGGGACTCCGGCCCGATGGGCGCCGGAGCGCTCGGGCCCGTGCGCTCGGTGCGCGTGCGCGTCGGCCGGCCGGCGGACGGCCCCGCGCTCTCGGCGGAGGGGAAGCACCCTCGGGCCGCGCCCCTCGGCCCTTCCGCGCCGGCCGGCCGCAGCGAGGGCGACGCGTTTCGGGGCAGCCTCCCGGTGTCCTTGCGGCGCTTCGCCTTCCGCCCGACGGGGCTTTCCCGGAGGCTCCGGGGCGGGAGCGGTCCGGACCCGCGGTGGGTCTTCGGGATGGCCGGGCTGCGGTTCGCGAGCGGGCCCTCCGGAAGGAGCGGGCGGGGCGGGCTCTGCCCGACCGGACCGCGACAGAGACGAGCCTCCCCGCGCCTCGCCGGGGGCCGACTCCGCGCCCCGCTCAGGGTGGAAAGGCGTCCGAATCCCCTCCTCTTCAACGGAACCG
Proteins encoded:
- a CDS encoding flagellar hook-length control protein FliK produces the protein MLPLRRERGAVRRPADAHAHRAHGPERSGAHRAGVPEPSGGAARAAAEAAEGHAGTRQEVPVRPRAAIRADNDAPHVPSAASGSARIQAPAPTSAPPAASGTAPAAGAAASPPAHGPASPGGSVQAAVVEQVAARLASLPAGRSVTLALDPPELGKVYVRFVQERGRLRVRLSAERGDVAAWLARDAHALEQALGRQPLPVRLEVALPGGDAAGGGQEDRQGAPAERRSGRGGGTAPEAAAGVGAPARGRARPSLASGVLDVLA